A section of the Scleropages formosus chromosome 12, fSclFor1.1, whole genome shotgun sequence genome encodes:
- the LOC108929120 gene encoding protocadherin-20-like yields the protein MCGIMCNNRRFNLRAKLWGLCILLLFISPFPCFSNFSQAKEIVYKIKEGLPKGKIIGAIGADLELDFSVDPPLLFNLALKKFSERYVSLNSTTGELYTSENEMDREALCPGLPDSQDCFLALDVFILPQQYFQLVKIRIIVEDINDNKPSFPVQEIHVSVPENAQVNSRFAVEQSAVDPDAGIYGVQTYWLVNDYGVFTLDVEENDSGELTPFLIVTGPLDRETKSEYTTSIIAEDGGSPPLLGTATLKIMIIDVNDNCPQFTESEINATVNGNSTVGTHIARVHAYDPDQGENAQITYVYSERVPIGVKEMFSLDKVTGVIKLASKIDTNTSKFYKLSVLAKGPGCIPALATLTLHVIKVVFGPPALMPRYIAHEDDGIVFLKESEPANSPVAFFTVKNTDRQQQIDCHLEGDGPFKLSPYKQFKDEYLLETTNALDYEKNKEYELSVVVKNYQGVLIKMFVKIQVIDENDNAPIFEQSLVNLFIEENNPPNMFLTKLHATDKDSKERGEVVYLLGSDAPSIFALDRVTGVLVASTSLDREEKEKYSFTVRAVDRGTPRQETFATVTIMVLDQNDNSPRFINKDFTFFIPENFPGFGEIGVLSVTDADSGKNGWVALSIVNGSDIFVIDTGRGVLRAKNPLDREQQGTYYLWIEAVDGGEPSRSCVTMVTVLLLDVNDNPPTVLFPQSNQSYMLVLPNTLPGTSITEVYAIDKDTGMNAVIVYSIIKRKGGEPGSFDIDPNTGNITLRKTLNYRGLYSLLVKVSDHGQPEPLYTMVMVNFFVNETVSNESYIQSLLTKEADMEMESIMRRLIDQPSRNKDFPCQTVLIGLSTACLGLLLTVITQAAYMCSKRVKKHRKRGKRSEAEIPLKINRDFQTADRGFSEMSNI from the exons ATGTGTGGAATTATGTGTAATAACAGACGCTTCAACCTCAGGGCAAAATTATGG GGATTGTGCATTCTCCTGCTTTTCATCAGCCCTTTTCCCTGCTTTTCAAATTTCAGCCAAGCAAAAGAAATCGtctataaaataaaagaagGATTACCCAAGGGGAAAATAATAGGGGCCATCGGTGCTGACCTGGAACTGGATTTCTCTGTTGATCCCCCGCTTTTATTCAATCTGGCCCTAAAGAAATTCAGTGAACGCTATGTGAGTCTAAACAGCACGACTGGGGAACTGTATacttcagaaaatgaaatggacAGGGAGGCTCTTTGCCCAGGCCTCCCGGATAGCCAAGATTGCTTCTTGGCCCTGGATGTGTTCATTCTGCCCCAGCAATATTTCCAGTTGGTGAAGATCAGAATTATTGTGGAGGACATCAATGACAACAAGCCCAGCTTCCCCGTGCAGGAGATCCACGTGTCTGTCCCAGAAAATGCGCAGGTGAACTCCAGATTTGCCGTGGAGCAGTCAGCAGTTGATCCCGATGCAGGGATTTACGGAGTTCAGACCTACTGGCTAGTGAACGACTATGGGGTCTTCACCCTGGACGTGGAGGAGAATGACAGCGGTGAGCTGACCCCGTTTTTGATTGTAACTGGTCCCCTGGACCGAGAGACCAAGAGTGAGTACACGACAAGCATCATTGCCGAGGATGGGGGATCTCCGCCCCTATTAGGCACCGCCACCCTGAAAATAATGATTATAGATGTGAATGACAACTGCCCTCAGTTTACAGAATCGGAGATCAATGCCACCGTGAATGGAAACTCTACAGTAGGCACACACATAGCTCGTGTTCATGCATATGATCCTGACCAGGGTGAAAATGCCCAGATAACATATGTTTATAGTGAGAGAGTGCCAATAGGTGTAAAGGAAATGTTTAGTCTTGACAAAGTCACTGGTGTCATCAAGTTGGCCAGTAAAATAGACACAAACACCAGCAAATTCTACAAGCTTTCAGTTCTTGCAAAGGGACCAGGTTGCATACCTGCCCTGGCTACACTGACACTGCATGTCATCAAAGTGGTCTTTGGTCCACCAGCTTTGATGCCGCGGTACATTGCCCATGAAGATGATGGAATTGTGTTTCTGAAGGAGTCTGAGCCAGCTAACTCTCCAGTTGCGtttttcactgtgaaaaatACTGATAGGCAGCAACAGATTGACTGTCATTTGGAGGGTGATGGTCCTTTCAAGTTGTCCCCCTACAAGCAATTTAAAGATGAGTATCTACTAGAAACAACCAATGCTTTGGACTATGAGAAAAATAAGGAGTATGAACTTTCTGTGGTGGTGAAGAACTACCAAGGTGTGctgataaaaatgtttgtcaaaATACAGGTGATTGATGAGAATGACAATGCACCCATTTTCGAGCAGTCTTTGGTCAACCTGTTTATTGAGGAAAACAATCCTCCAAATATGTTCCTTACCAAACTGCATGCCACTGATAAAGACAGCAAGGAGAGGGGAGAGGTTGTGTACCTGCTGGGATCTGATGCTCCGTCTATTTTCGCACTGGATCGAGTGACAGGGGTTCTTGTAGCATCAACATCATTAGACagggaggagaaggaaaaataCAGCTTTACAGTGAGGGCTGTGGACCGTGGAACCCCCCGCCAGGAGACCTTTGCCACTGTCACCATAATGGTGTTGGACCAAAATGACAACAGTCCACGATTCATCAACAAAGACTTCACATTCTTCATCCCTGAGAACTTCCCGGGATTTGGAGAGATTGGAGTGCTTTCTGTGACCGATGCTGATTCAGGAAAGAATGGCTGGGTGGCCCTGTCGATTGTGAATGGAAGTGACATTTTTGTTATTGACACCGGGAGAGGGGTCTTGAGAGCCAAAAACCCTCtggacagagagcagcaggGCACCTACTACCTGTGGATTGAGGCAGTGGATGGTGGGGAGCCCTCGCGCTCCTGTGTCACCATGGTCACTGTTTTGCTTCTGGACGTCAACGACAACCCTCCTACAGTTCTATTCCCGCAGTCCAATCAATCCTACATGCTAGTGCTGCCCAATACTCTCCCCGGGACATCTATAACTGAGGTGTACGCCATTGACAAAGACACTGGTATGAATGCTGTGATAGTTTACAGCATCATCAAAAGGAAGGGAGGGGAACCAGGGTCATTCGATATCGATCCCAACACGGGTAACATTACTTTGCGGAAAACGTTAAACTACAGGGGCCTTTACAGCCTGCTGGTCAAAGTCAGCGATCACGGTCAGCCTGAACCACTCTACACCATGGTCATGGTCAATTTCTTTGTCAATGAAACGGTGAGCAACGAGAGCTACATACAAAGTCTTTTGACCAAAGAAGCCGACATGGAAATGGAGAGTATTATGAGGAGACTTATCGATCAGCCTTCAAGAAATAAGGATTTTCCTTGTCAGACTGTCCTGATTGGACTTTCTACTGCATGCCTGGGGCTGCTACTGACAGTGATCACACAAGCTGCCTACATGTGCAGTAAAAGAGTGAAGAAACACCGAAAGAGAGGGAAGAGATCAGAGGCCGAAATTCCCTTAAAGATTAACAGAGACTTTCAGACAGCGGACAGAGGGTTTTCGGAAATGTCTAATATATAG